The following coding sequences lie in one Clostridiisalibacter paucivorans DSM 22131 genomic window:
- a CDS encoding IPT/TIG domain-containing protein: protein MNNFKKMVSILMIFVILITMTPWDNWGHAFDPDKFTITDITLGRTYDRNRQIVKTYILIEGTYLRDAQVGIITDAGGIVPLNNRTYNSEGAIQFEVDGEIKASKIKIESKKVTLNESTSMPTLTGLDRIAQTGTDLNVTGTNLNQLQGADPVEVKLNGTIFSNIDVTDDQNATFNGVSGDLGLQEIVFTRTSVDEQDLADTDDDININIKYTYQNQFTLTQPLVIDDLQMIPKRGEVGDKVFFKAKELDEYDVFFIKNKGDLFEVSNKAENPIFRSNAEGDIDILTVEVPNIELGEYYIYLTNRTSTNDPMSEITQEKLLDDKFNVVEGKRKATIISVQPDSGPDSGSDATISGQYLGTLNIDGLSLNDSNSTKSIKDTAEGPEIELVYGKGAYNGNAVNKVIKRVKVIIGNRADFKDKESTFNKDLDRLKIVIQPVTDAEIDATKDVVVETITELYENKADTEPTYIFTDRAELLDGYTFIPSKIEPEIESVTPEKIQVTGTSGDYEIPEDRMFAIHGENFMIHKFENNEGKVITRYPKIIVGDIVLDKNTEDGIELKVIDASGDVLDGSKENEIGTKIIVTIPKGRSVDDIGKAPVTVINPVRNSEEEGLSVTEPDMVEFVDIGAEKSPVIESVIPDVVTIDGGENVTINGSNFQDGVVVYIDGEEINNIDRSGDGKTITFVAPPGREGDTQLQVMNPEGGMDTVPFYYVKTYTNPIITDFTPKEGNTGTLVIVTGDNFLKSDPTTSPSELEGSGNIRTGIYKLIGTRVLLEGEDINEYNLDTDNNITLAQYSFSNGDRLFYKDTDENGVTDVKVQDYYNSLILKDQSKENFYTIELTPQRNIVLSDGVNNSYEIVLDGEDIRAEKVGDKTYDLEQQSDSIIIKDGDTEIVTLDMKTPYKVDGEGQIVGNKVKVVDKNKLHFTVPILNKGDGYYDLTVQNPDTKKDSRIDEDGFRYFTHPNSKPKITAIDPTEGSTEGGYKIKIIGEEFKDISTEKSTVYINGIEISPDDTEVSIDGTKIIVVVPPYPGDLSGELGTDRLSVPVVVINPDGANASLEKGFTYIVPRSHPEITRVLTTEGTAAGGTIVEIIGKDFRYFEPWNDDDRDGERDDDENYQDLNGNGQWEDFRDYLKENTLDDLKEEYGENYENIVRPILPKIYFGPNEAQIMEASDGYLKVLSPPYEAGKVDLYIVNNDSGISNKVSYNYISSNPSITSIRPAMGKKQGGDNVEIYGSGFVKSEDLDVETAKNGLPPETLVRFGDTTNNDLPRLDENGGLINSSKATVNLSGRLKVEYNGITDKATVYITEEDIEYSREFDFDGNTKYIDTRLLLDKDDNPYQGQELIRLEIRDRRLFVERGYAPEVDYIGPGQLKLITPSYHEIGIVDVTVINPDGGTASTEFEYKNPDSSPRIINMTKEGKSPQTAIIDGKEVKILQMTYKGGNIVSVIGTDFRENAKILISDILTIEPGQIDYTLPTKMTFTMPSVPEDAVGNLHRVTVLNEDSGQHSSDQLTPPIYIQFIKGETEPQVDNIDPNTGPATGGTKVKITGNDFREGLKVYFGGTAVPEDDINVVDYKTIYVITPPHEPGTVQVKIENSDGSLAESPGTFTYISVPKIRTVVDPEDETERKKIDTISITGGETIKVKGTGFMPGARVIFNPVLKSATGDAQGETIYIDGEPMILESGNEGTSVEFIDSSTLTVVTPEGKIDTQGIIVINPDGGATDIYADIRYTLPQLQAPLNAEAELVYDRYIKVHWSPVEDATGYEIYVVTDDDQMEFIGFTELTDYIYYNIEPKTRYKFVIKAVGDFGSSEPSDETNRVKTGSDVGPEDTDGELDENTTTEKVGNKAVVNIGTRDADEEITIDLTEGILAGSTEVSISMPADVVTDDDSEDITVIGSDYTFKFNPNIFGSSNMEQYDNESDAGVRFTISYDSQITQPKGEHLLSKGIKLWAEEYVGNEKTTVSTTKPGFYMALEYDRQKANMRRIKKVFISRYNEYQGIWENISTGEMDPINTSIDVNGYNLGKYAIFGTRR from the coding sequence ATGAATAACTTTAAAAAAATGGTATCTATTCTCATGATATTTGTCATATTAATTACTATGACACCCTGGGATAATTGGGGACATGCCTTTGACCCCGATAAGTTTACCATTACAGACATAACATTAGGTAGAACCTATGATAGAAACAGACAGATAGTAAAGACATATATCCTTATTGAAGGAACATATTTAAGGGATGCACAAGTAGGTATAATAACCGATGCAGGAGGTATAGTGCCCCTTAATAATAGGACATATAATTCTGAGGGAGCTATACAGTTTGAAGTGGATGGAGAGATAAAGGCCAGCAAGATTAAGATAGAAAGTAAAAAGGTCACATTGAATGAAAGTACCTCCATGCCCACATTGACAGGATTAGATAGAATAGCCCAAACAGGTACGGATTTAAACGTAACAGGTACTAATTTAAACCAACTTCAAGGGGCAGACCCTGTAGAGGTGAAGTTGAATGGCACGATTTTTTCAAATATAGATGTGACAGATGACCAAAATGCTACATTTAACGGTGTATCTGGAGATTTGGGATTGCAGGAAATTGTATTTACTAGGACATCTGTTGATGAGCAAGACTTAGCAGATACTGATGATGATATAAATATCAATATTAAATATACCTATCAAAATCAGTTTACCCTGACTCAACCGTTAGTGATAGATGACCTTCAAATGATACCGAAAAGGGGAGAAGTAGGAGATAAGGTCTTTTTTAAGGCAAAGGAATTAGATGAATATGATGTGTTTTTTATCAAGAATAAGGGAGATCTATTTGAGGTATCTAATAAAGCTGAAAACCCCATATTTAGGTCAAATGCAGAGGGAGATATAGATATACTCACAGTAGAAGTCCCAAATATTGAATTGGGAGAATACTATATATATTTAACCAATAGGACAAGTACCAATGATCCAATGAGTGAGATAACCCAAGAGAAACTATTAGATGATAAATTTAACGTGGTGGAAGGAAAAAGAAAGGCAACCATTATAAGTGTGCAACCTGATTCGGGCCCTGATTCAGGGTCAGATGCTACTATATCAGGCCAATATCTAGGAACGCTAAATATAGATGGACTTTCACTAAATGATTCTAATTCAACTAAAAGCATAAAGGATACAGCGGAGGGGCCAGAGATAGAATTGGTCTATGGAAAAGGAGCTTACAATGGAAATGCCGTAAATAAAGTAATAAAAAGAGTAAAGGTAATAATAGGAAATAGAGCAGACTTTAAAGATAAGGAATCAACATTCAATAAGGACTTAGATAGATTGAAAATAGTTATTCAACCTGTTACCGATGCAGAGATAGATGCCACTAAGGATGTGGTGGTAGAGACTATAACAGAACTCTATGAAAATAAAGCCGATACTGAACCCACATATATCTTTACAGATAGGGCAGAATTGTTAGATGGATATACATTTATACCCAGTAAGATAGAGCCAGAGATAGAGAGTGTAACTCCAGAAAAGATTCAAGTTACAGGTACTTCAGGAGATTATGAAATTCCTGAAGACAGGATGTTTGCTATACATGGTGAAAATTTTATGATACATAAATTTGAAAATAACGAAGGAAAGGTAATCACCAGATATCCAAAGATAATCGTTGGAGATATAGTATTAGATAAAAATACTGAAGATGGTATAGAACTAAAGGTAATAGATGCCAGTGGAGATGTATTAGATGGTTCCAAGGAAAATGAAATAGGAACAAAGATAATAGTAACTATACCTAAAGGAAGAAGTGTGGATGATATAGGGAAGGCACCAGTAACTGTGATCAATCCCGTTAGAAACTCAGAGGAGGAGGGGCTTTCTGTTACTGAGCCAGATATGGTTGAATTTGTAGATATAGGGGCAGAAAAGAGCCCTGTAATAGAGAGTGTAATCCCCGATGTAGTTACCATAGATGGTGGAGAAAATGTCACAATAAATGGTAGTAATTTTCAAGATGGAGTAGTGGTATATATAGATGGAGAGGAAATTAACAATATAGATAGGTCTGGAGATGGTAAAACTATAACCTTTGTTGCTCCACCAGGAAGGGAAGGAGATACACAGTTGCAGGTTATGAATCCAGAGGGAGGAATGGATACAGTACCATTTTACTATGTAAAGACCTATACTAATCCAATAATAACTGATTTTACTCCAAAAGAGGGTAATACAGGGACATTGGTTATTGTTACAGGAGATAATTTCCTAAAATCAGACCCCACCACATCCCCTTCAGAGTTAGAGGGGAGTGGAAATATAAGGACAGGGATCTATAAATTGATAGGAACTAGGGTGCTGTTAGAAGGAGAAGATATAAATGAATACAATTTAGATACTGACAACAATATAACATTAGCACAGTATAGTTTTTCAAATGGAGATAGATTATTCTATAAAGATACCGATGAAAATGGTGTTACCGATGTAAAGGTTCAAGATTATTACAATAGTTTGATATTAAAGGACCAATCAAAGGAAAATTTCTATACTATAGAGTTGACTCCCCAAAGAAATATAGTATTATCAGATGGAGTAAATAACAGCTATGAGATAGTGTTAGACGGTGAAGATATAAGGGCAGAAAAGGTAGGGGACAAAACTTATGATTTAGAACAACAGAGTGATAGTATAATCATAAAAGATGGAGATACAGAGATAGTTACATTAGATATGAAGACCCCTTATAAAGTCGATGGAGAAGGTCAAATAGTAGGAAATAAAGTAAAGGTAGTAGACAAGAATAAACTACATTTTACTGTGCCCATATTGAATAAGGGAGACGGATATTATGATTTGACTGTCCAGAATCCAGATACTAAAAAGGATAGTAGGATAGATGAAGATGGATTCCGTTATTTTACCCATCCCAATTCGAAACCTAAGATAACAGCCATAGATCCCACCGAGGGCTCCACCGAAGGAGGATATAAAATAAAAATCATAGGTGAAGAATTTAAAGATATAAGTACAGAGAAGAGTACAGTATATATAAATGGTATAGAGATATCCCCAGATGATACAGAGGTATCTATAGATGGAACAAAGATAATTGTAGTAGTACCCCCTTATCCAGGAGATTTAAGTGGAGAGTTGGGAACTGACAGACTATCGGTTCCTGTGGTAGTAATAAATCCTGATGGAGCCAATGCATCATTGGAGAAGGGCTTTACCTATATAGTACCTAGAAGTCATCCTGAAATAACTAGGGTATTGACCACAGAGGGGACTGCAGCAGGGGGAACTATAGTTGAGATCATAGGAAAAGATTTTAGATATTTTGAGCCTTGGAATGATGATGACAGGGATGGAGAAAGAGATGATGATGAGAATTATCAAGATTTAAATGGAAATGGTCAGTGGGAAGACTTTAGAGACTATCTCAAGGAAAATACATTGGACGATTTGAAGGAAGAATATGGAGAAAACTATGAAAATATAGTAAGACCTATATTGCCAAAAATATATTTCGGGCCCAATGAGGCTCAGATAATGGAGGCTTCCGATGGATACCTAAAGGTATTATCTCCTCCTTATGAAGCGGGTAAAGTAGATTTGTATATAGTCAACAATGATTCGGGTATATCCAATAAAGTCAGTTATAACTATATATCATCTAATCCATCCATAACCTCCATAAGACCAGCAATGGGTAAAAAGCAGGGAGGAGATAATGTAGAGATATATGGAAGTGGATTTGTAAAGAGCGAAGATTTAGATGTAGAAACAGCAAAAAATGGATTGCCACCAGAGACCTTAGTAAGATTTGGAGATACAACCAATAATGATTTACCTAGATTAGATGAAAATGGTGGTTTAATCAACAGCAGTAAGGCAACAGTAAATCTTTCAGGAAGATTGAAGGTAGAATACAATGGAATAACCGATAAAGCCACAGTATATATTACAGAGGAAGATATAGAGTATAGCAGAGAATTTGACTTTGATGGCAATACAAAATATATTGATACAAGATTGTTACTAGATAAAGATGACAATCCATATCAAGGACAAGAATTGATAAGATTAGAGATAAGGGATAGAAGGCTGTTTGTAGAGAGGGGATATGCCCCTGAGGTAGACTATATAGGGCCAGGGCAGCTAAAATTAATTACTCCATCATATCACGAAATAGGCATAGTAGATGTAACAGTGATAAATCCCGATGGTGGTACGGCCAGCACTGAATTTGAGTACAAAAATCCCGATAGTAGCCCTAGAATTATCAATATGACCAAGGAAGGGAAATCACCCCAAACAGCCATAATAGATGGAAAAGAAGTAAAGATACTTCAGATGACCTATAAGGGTGGAAATATAGTAAGTGTAATAGGAACAGACTTTAGAGAGAATGCAAAAATATTGATATCAGATATACTTACTATAGAGCCGGGACAAATAGACTATACATTACCCACAAAGATGACATTTACTATGCCATCAGTGCCAGAGGATGCAGTGGGTAACCTCCATAGGGTGACTGTACTAAATGAAGATTCGGGGCAACATTCTTCAGACCAATTGACACCACCCATATATATTCAATTTATAAAGGGAGAGACAGAGCCTCAAGTTGACAATATAGACCCAAATACAGGTCCAGCTACAGGAGGAACCAAGGTAAAGATAACAGGAAATGACTTTAGAGAAGGACTCAAGGTATATTTTGGAGGAACAGCGGTACCAGAAGACGATATAAATGTGGTAGATTATAAAACCATATATGTAATTACACCACCCCATGAACCAGGAACGGTACAGGTGAAAATAGAAAATAGTGACGGGTCTTTGGCTGAGTCCCCAGGTACATTTACCTATATAAGTGTACCTAAAATAAGGACTGTAGTAGACCCAGAAGATGAAACCGAGAGGAAAAAGATAGATACTATTTCCATAACTGGAGGAGAGACAATAAAGGTTAAAGGTACAGGGTTCATGCCTGGAGCCAGAGTGATATTTAACCCAGTATTGAAATCTGCCACAGGAGATGCACAGGGAGAGACTATATATATAGATGGAGAGCCTATGATTTTGGAATCAGGTAATGAAGGCACATCGGTGGAATTTATTGATTCCTCAACATTGACAGTAGTAACCCCTGAAGGCAAGATAGACACTCAGGGTATAATTGTAATAAATCCCGATGGAGGGGCCACTGATATATATGCTGATATAAGATATACCTTGCCTCAATTACAGGCACCGCTAAATGCCGAGGCAGAGTTAGTATATGACAGATATATAAAGGTACACTGGTCTCCAGTAGAAGATGCTACAGGATATGAGATATATGTAGTAACCGATGATGATCAGATGGAGTTTATAGGGTTTACAGAATTGACCGATTATATATATTATAATATCGAACCCAAAACTAGATACAAATTTGTAATAAAGGCTGTAGGAGATTTTGGCTCATCAGAGCCCTCAGACGAGACCAATAGAGTAAAGACAGGGTCAGATGTAGGTCCAGAGGATACCGATGGAGAGCTTGATGAAAATACAACAACAGAAAAGGTAGGAAACAAGGCTGTAGTAAATATAGGTACTAGAGATGCAGATGAAGAAATTACCATAGATTTAACAGAAGGAATATTGGCAGGGAGCACAGAAGTAAGTATAAGTATGCCAGCCGATGTAGTAACTGATGATGATTCAGAAGATATAACAGTTATAGGGTCAGATTATACATTTAAGTTTAATCCCAATATATTTGGCAGCAGCAATATGGAACAATATGATAATGAAAGTGATGCAGGTGTGAGATTTACCATATCATACGATTCTCAAATAACACAGCCCAAGGGAGAGCATCTGTTATCTAAAGGTATAAAATTATGGGCTGAAGAATATGTGGGCAATGAAAAAACCACAGTAAGTACTACAAAGCCAGGGTTTTATATGGCATTGGAATATGATAGACAGAAGGCAAATATGAGAAGAATAAAGAAGGTATTTATAAGTAGATACAATGAATATCAAGGTATATGGGAAAATATATCTACAGGAGAAATGGACCCAATAAATACCAGCATAGATGTAAACGGCTACAATCTAGGAAAATATGCTATATTTGGAACAAGAAGATAG
- a CDS encoding Ig-like domain-containing protein produces the protein MNIKRTMSIFLCVMMVFSLLPINYGYTGSLEDRFPTFEKATSDEGGNQQIYDRDTTSLGTEGSIYIHFDREIKLADSIDDLVNIYGITEDEYIFENRSGTIVPEGMAVDKLEDMDTLKDKGKAKDIDANNITVLENNKKVIKIILKDMGLKPFNKYKLALDRDIITDNNGLHPTDDIVFTFWAKKASDTTVPKWSIDITDWKEDGTQDDLQKDQNVSTYDKYYIEKTDIFSEEDPLVMTFEQRALINHKDKTIQTWPEIVERISYDILKEITFIDIHNNQNIAIDKYQLDTKEGKTQIKLYPSVDAGKSYRLIIPEDVFITESGKSPKKLQIDFTTKSSDTEDIGIYDITPNKFSVLDIKKDIVEFNIEGYNFNKNIEGVVLSPKSGNATVQQSVYLSDVYYYNPNSIQVRIKDEEIRKKFSTEQWTGTYEVQLSVAGKTVKSPVDFEIASKGIPEVIDRFPEHSRDWIDENSLITKRYNGDTKYFLKITFSDLDGTLEFDTTNGLNQLQASTVYAEGGDVSFIDSAFIQSLEQGDIERYIFSKGISSKEAYLYIPVKPLSPQTKYNVNISPDIVYYAGGQSSDSINWSFTTMAEPTVSQVSIGSVVEDYDEDEPIILRGDFFYDGVDVYFNDIRAEDIDIRSDDQGTYLEVYLPDGRDRLDPGTYKITVKNDRNHSTYEYGAFSVVKSGDYIPNEETRLKEEDRKGDVLANVSVNEDTIVLDSKYRDDKKVTLNLDELMGTNILTRKIQIPGRRGELIGVLQTKSQWADIFLYGVGLSSSSKRADITITVGRTNPHMESMLKEKLKGIDIKSDFIEVSGENLWLQSVDINMPFKDSDGSNIKVYRYDKELKKWFKENAMIDKAKKNIVLRSNNQGIFVAVEVKE, from the coding sequence ATGAATATTAAAAGGACTATGAGTATATTCTTATGTGTAATGATGGTGTTTTCCCTATTGCCCATAAACTATGGATATACAGGAAGTCTGGAGGACAGATTTCCCACATTTGAAAAGGCCACTTCAGATGAAGGTGGCAATCAACAGATTTATGATAGAGATACTACTTCATTAGGTACTGAAGGCTCTATCTATATTCATTTTGATAGGGAAATTAAATTGGCAGATAGTATAGATGACTTAGTAAATATATATGGCATAACTGAAGATGAATATATATTTGAGAATAGGTCAGGAACTATAGTGCCTGAAGGCATGGCAGTAGATAAGTTAGAAGATATGGACACGCTAAAGGATAAGGGCAAGGCTAAAGATATAGATGCCAATAATATAACTGTACTAGAAAATAATAAAAAAGTTATAAAAATAATATTGAAGGATATGGGATTAAAACCTTTTAATAAATATAAACTAGCTTTAGATAGGGATATAATAACTGATAATAATGGTCTACATCCTACAGATGATATAGTTTTTACATTTTGGGCAAAAAAGGCCAGCGATACTACAGTGCCCAAATGGAGTATAGATATAACTGATTGGAAGGAAGATGGTACACAGGATGATTTACAAAAAGATCAGAATGTAAGTACATATGATAAATACTATATAGAAAAGACGGATATATTTAGTGAAGAAGACCCATTGGTAATGACTTTTGAACAACGGGCATTGATTAACCATAAGGACAAAACTATACAAACTTGGCCCGAGATTGTGGAGAGAATATCCTATGATATTTTAAAGGAAATAACATTTATAGATATACACAATAATCAAAATATAGCTATAGATAAATACCAATTAGATACTAAAGAAGGAAAAACACAAATAAAACTATATCCATCTGTTGATGCAGGAAAGTCATATAGACTCATCATACCAGAGGATGTATTTATAACTGAAAGTGGAAAATCACCTAAAAAACTTCAAATAGATTTTACTACTAAATCAAGTGATACTGAAGATATAGGCATATATGATATAACACCTAATAAATTCAGTGTATTAGATATAAAAAAGGATATAGTTGAGTTTAATATAGAGGGATACAATTTCAATAAAAATATAGAGGGAGTAGTACTTTCTCCTAAAAGTGGTAATGCCACTGTTCAACAATCAGTATATTTGAGTGATGTATATTATTACAATCCCAATAGTATACAAGTTAGAATAAAAGACGAAGAAATAAGAAAGAAATTTAGTACAGAACAATGGACAGGCACATATGAAGTGCAATTGTCCGTTGCAGGAAAAACTGTAAAAAGTCCTGTGGATTTTGAAATAGCATCTAAAGGGATACCAGAAGTAATAGATAGATTTCCAGAGCATAGTCGAGATTGGATAGATGAAAACAGCTTAATAACTAAGAGGTACAATGGAGATACGAAATATTTTTTAAAGATTACATTTTCAGATCTAGATGGTACATTGGAATTTGACACCACCAATGGCCTCAATCAATTACAGGCATCTACAGTATATGCTGAAGGTGGAGATGTATCCTTTATAGATAGTGCATTTATTCAATCACTGGAACAGGGAGATATAGAACGGTATATATTTAGTAAGGGCATATCTTCAAAAGAGGCATATTTGTATATACCAGTGAAACCCCTATCACCTCAAACTAAATACAATGTAAACATATCTCCAGATATAGTTTATTATGCTGGAGGACAGTCAAGTGATAGTATTAATTGGAGCTTTACCACAATGGCTGAACCCACAGTATCTCAAGTATCTATAGGTAGTGTAGTAGAAGACTACGATGAAGACGAACCAATAATACTTAGGGGAGACTTCTTTTATGATGGTGTAGATGTATATTTCAATGATATTAGGGCAGAGGATATAGACATAAGGAGTGATGATCAAGGGACCTACTTAGAGGTATACTTACCCGATGGTAGAGATAGACTAGATCCAGGAACATACAAGATAACAGTGAAGAATGATAGAAATCACAGTACCTATGAATATGGTGCATTTAGTGTAGTGAAGTCGGGAGATTACATCCCCAATGAAGAGACTAGACTAAAAGAAGAAGATAGAAAGGGAGATGTACTGGCAAATGTGTCTGTAAATGAAGATACTATAGTCTTGGATTCTAAATATAGGGATGATAAAAAGGTTACCCTTAATCTAGATGAATTGATGGGTACAAATATCTTGACAAGGAAGATTCAAATACCAGGCAGAAGGGGAGAGTTGATAGGCGTATTACAGACAAAATCCCAATGGGCAGATATATTCCTATATGGAGTGGGACTATCTAGTAGCAGTAAAAGGGCAGATATAACTATAACAGTGGGTAGAACCAATCCCCATATGGAAAGTATGTTAAAGGAAAAATTAAAGGGAATAGATATAAAATCAGACTTTATAGAAGTATCTGGAGAAAACTTATGGCTACAATCAGTAGATATAAATATGCCCTTTAAAGATAGTGATGGTAGCAATATAAAGGTATATAGATATGATAAAGAACTGAAGAAATGGTTTAAAGAAAATGCCATGATAGACAAGGCAAAAAAGAATATAGTGTTGAGGTCTAATAATCAAGGAATATTTGTAGCAGTGGAGGTGAAGGAGTAG
- a CDS encoding S-layer homology domain-containing protein, whose amino-acid sequence MRKITSIILALIVIMNTHISMAITQYQGVSGYKELHKGMEFVDVSNRGDKVSLNRLVAFSIVKGMGNDKFYPNRRVSKEEAIAFLVRLQGLEEMAQKEGENLIDNTDTSYYRILGPSYYWSLGYIQTAKNNGIITSEEEQLIENINESNQESLEIQLEKQMMNYEKNLDITEEQLKNIEEQLKSKFEKAYTWQGYVSREQFFIWMARVLDIEPVNGESQNMVYKYRDWSQISTANIPYIEGLIKEGILETDNKFNPKGSITRIEIARALDKVLDKVLLDRGYNIYTGEITDIDDTIITETNTSNYSNDTVNTLNRTIEVKNDNYIFVNIIAKESPIPRNDMGFIVEKNGRTYSPNVLKKGYYIKYYVTEEGKVAFAQLVDEFIF is encoded by the coding sequence ATGAGGAAGATAACATCAATAATACTAGCATTGATTGTAATAATGAATACCCATATATCCATGGCTATTACCCAGTATCAAGGGGTAAGTGGATATAAGGAATTACATAAAGGTATGGAATTTGTGGATGTATCAAATAGAGGGGACAAGGTGTCATTAAATAGACTGGTAGCATTTTCCATAGTCAAGGGTATGGGGAATGACAAATTCTATCCCAATAGAAGGGTCTCCAAGGAAGAAGCTATTGCATTTTTAGTCAGACTTCAAGGGCTTGAAGAAATGGCCCAGAAAGAGGGAGAAAACTTAATAGATAATACAGACACATCATACTATAGGATATTAGGACCTTCATACTATTGGAGTCTAGGATATATACAAACAGCTAAGAATAACGGTATAATAACTAGTGAGGAAGAACAATTGATAGAAAATATAAATGAATCAAATCAAGAGTCCTTAGAAATTCAATTGGAAAAACAGATGATGAATTATGAGAAAAATTTAGACATAACGGAAGAACAACTAAAAAATATAGAGGAACAGCTGAAATCTAAATTTGAAAAGGCATATACATGGCAAGGATATGTCAGTAGGGAACAGTTTTTTATATGGATGGCGAGGGTATTAGATATAGAACCTGTAAATGGAGAAAGTCAGAATATGGTGTATAAATACAGGGATTGGTCCCAGATATCTACAGCAAATATTCCCTATATTGAAGGACTCATAAAGGAGGGCATATTGGAGACAGACAATAAATTCAATCCCAAGGGTTCCATTACTAGAATAGAAATAGCCAGGGCATTGGATAAGGTATTGGACAAGGTGCTTTTGGACAGGGGATATAATATATATACTGGAGAGATAACAGATATAGATGATACTATAATAACGGAGACCAATACAAGCAATTATTCCAATGATACAGTAAATACGCTGAATCGTACCATAGAGGTAAAGAATGATAATTATATATTTGTAAATATTATAGCGAAGGAATCTCCAATACCTAGGAATGATATGGGATTTATAGTAGAGAAAAATGGAAGGACATATAGTCCCAATGTATTGAAAAAGGGATATTATATAAAATATTATGTGACGGAAGAAGGAAAAGTGGCATTTGCACAATTGGTAGATGAATTTATATTTTGA
- a CDS encoding carboxypeptidase regulatory-like domain-containing protein, with amino-acid sequence MNIKRLLVMIVIFGILLIPLHGYCEEISLELLFPSQNLTIDKEFTVDIKVVNPSGMVGGEIYLDFDQNILTLLSYDLDISNVTDFKKLINEKNVNPIFIFGLNSDTDPLLGDKVIGKLKFKANNIGDGELKVKNNTVIITEDDNGNFSCNKVSSVPISYTVSKGGNLLGKINIDNTHILQQIHIDILKNHTITSSTTPNQNGSFEIPNLAQGQYMLHISLEGYRDVYKEFTIENNMDTNIVIQMVKDTLGDLNGDGIITFADLVIAASYYKIDRDDNNWSENISKADVNDDGIIDVSDLVIINRSITNY; translated from the coding sequence ATGAATATTAAAAGATTACTTGTCATGATTGTAATTTTTGGTATCCTTTTAATTCCTCTACATGGATACTGTGAGGAAATATCTCTGGAACTCCTCTTTCCTTCTCAAAATTTAACTATAGATAAGGAATTCACAGTAGATATAAAGGTTGTAAATCCATCGGGTATGGTAGGTGGAGAAATCTATTTGGATTTTGACCAAAATATACTTACTCTATTGTCTTATGATTTAGATATATCTAATGTCACAGATTTTAAGAAATTGATAAATGAAAAGAACGTAAATCCCATATTTATATTTGGTTTAAACAGTGATACTGACCCTTTATTGGGCGATAAGGTCATAGGTAAATTAAAATTCAAAGCCAATAATATAGGTGATGGAGAACTTAAAGTGAAAAATAACACTGTTATCATCACCGAAGACGATAATGGTAATTTCTCTTGCAATAAAGTTTCATCGGTTCCAATTTCATATACTGTATCAAAAGGTGGAAATCTTTTGGGAAAGATCAATATAGACAATACCCATATTTTACAGCAAATACATATAGATATCCTTAAAAATCATACTATTACTTCTTCTACAACTCCCAACCAAAATGGCTCCTTTGAAATTCCAAATTTAGCCCAAGGTCAATATATGCTACACATATCCCTTGAGGGTTATAGGGATGTATACAAAGAATTTACTATAGAGAATAATATGGACACAAATATAGTTATACAAATGGTTAAAGATACATTGGGAGATCTAAACGGTGATGGCATAATAACCTTTGCCGACTTAGTAATAGCTGCAAGCTACTATAAAATAGATAGAGATGATAATAATTGGTCTGAAAATATCAGTAAAGCCGATGTCAATGATGATGGAATCATAGATGTATCTGATCTTGTAATTATAAATAGGTCCATTACTAATTACTAA